The segment TTAGCTAAATAAGCTCTTGGCACAACGGTATCTTCTTCTTTGTAGATAGTATTTCCTTTTACGGCTTTACCTAAGCATCTTCTGAGTGCCCATAGTGCCTGCTGCTGCTCCGCAGACTCAGCTACCATAACTTCACCTCCTTTGTATTTGGAGATTACTGCTGAAATAATCTCACACTCTTGCCAAAGAATATCCAAATTATTTCCATCTACCTCAATCAACAAAAGCGCACCAATTCCCTCTAATTGATAATGATTAACTTTCAGGTAGTTTTGTGCATAGCGGATGGCATCTTGCTCCATAAATTCGAGGGCAGCGGGCACAATTCCGGTGTGAAAAATGGCAGAAACGGCATCACAGCAGTCTTCTGCGCTCTCAAAAGGAGCTTGCATAATCAAACTATATTTCGGCTGGTGCACTAAACGCAGGGTAGCCTCTGTGATAACAGCCAAAGTTCCTTCACTCCCCACCAAAAGCTGGGTTAAATTATATCCGGTTGAATTTTTTAGGACTTTTGCGCCTGTATGAATAATTTCGCCGGAGGGCAAAACTGCCTCTAAGGCTAAGACATAATCCCGTGTGATTCCATACTTAACGGCATGAATTCCGCCCGAAGATTCTGCCAAATTTCCACCAATGAAGCACGAACCTTTACTGGACGGATCCGGTGGATAATACAGACCCAATTTAGCAACGGCTTCTTGCAGCACTCCAGTAATCACACCAGGCTGAACCCTAACTTGCAAGTTAGCTGTATCTATTTCAAGAATTTGGTTCATTCTTTCTAACGATAAAGCAACACCTCCATACACAGGCAGCATACCGCCACTCAAGCCTGTTCGCGCACCCACAGGAGTAACCGGAATATTATTCTCAGAACACAAGCGTAAGGCTTCCGCAACTTCCTGAGTATTAGCCGGAAATACTACTAAATGTGGCAAA is part of the Bacteroidia bacterium genome and harbors:
- a CDS encoding FAD-binding protein, with the protein product MDTNLFLRKRDFGNITPELIDRFQGIVGERFAATSLEVLSTYSHDWTENFRFLPHLVVFPANTQEVAEALRLCSENNIPVTPVGARTGLSGGMLPVYGGVALSLERMNQILEIDTANLQVRVQPGVITGVLQEAVAKLGLYYPPDPSSKGSCFIGGNLAESSGGIHAVKYGITRDYVLALEAVLPSGEIIHTGAKVLKNSTGYNLTQLLVGSEGTLAVITEATLRLVHQPKYSLIMQAPFESAEDCCDAVSAIFHTGIVPAALEFMEQDAIRYAQNYLKVNHYQLEGIGALLLIEVDGNNLDILWQECEIISAVISKYKGGEVMVAESAEQQQALWALRRCLGKAVKGNTIYKEEDTVVPRAYLAKLLRFVKKKGIEFGFESVCYGHAGDGNLHINILKNDISDDRWEHELPQAIREIFEYTVSLGGTLSGEHGIGYVQRPYMDIAFSATELTILKNIKQVFDPQGILNPGKIFL